A genomic window from Micromonospora ferruginea includes:
- a CDS encoding peptidoglycan-binding domain-containing protein — protein MHSRKKLLAAALTTTVGIIGFAAPAHANTSQGFVAGSGAVTDDFGDEGTVSKSSHTRSGATGLWQYILWADGAKESDGSTFDASDIDCDFGPNTEYATKDWQRRYGLGADGVVGTGTFGRADNKLAQVGDLGEGQIRVRYNGSVHTFDMIRNGYNSGLNSYGYFSAGSYAFYRYSSAPGDCV, from the coding sequence ATGCACTCCAGGAAAAAGCTGCTCGCTGCTGCCCTCACCACCACGGTCGGCATCATCGGATTCGCCGCACCAGCCCACGCCAATACGAGCCAGGGTTTTGTGGCAGGCTCGGGAGCCGTCACCGACGATTTCGGTGACGAGGGAACGGTTTCCAAAAGCTCACACACGCGCAGTGGAGCGACGGGCCTCTGGCAATACATCCTCTGGGCCGACGGAGCCAAGGAGAGCGACGGCTCCACCTTCGACGCCAGCGACATCGACTGCGACTTCGGCCCGAATACAGAGTATGCAACGAAGGACTGGCAGCGGCGCTACGGCCTGGGTGCCGACGGTGTCGTCGGAACCGGGACCTTCGGTCGCGCGGACAACAAGCTTGCGCAGGTGGGCGATCTCGGCGAGGGTCAGATCAGGGTCCGATACAACGGATCTGTGCATACCTTCGACATGATTCGTAACGGTTACAACAGCGGCCTCAACTCCTACGGCTACTTCTCGGCCGGAAGCTATGCCTTCTACCGGTACAGCAGCGCCCCCGGCGACTGCGTCTGA